The DNA segment TCTGAAGTCCTCAACTGCCTCCCTACTTGGTACTTCAAGCATCTTTGCCAGGTCGTGGATCTCTTTCTCCCCAAAGAGAATAAGAGACTCTCTGGATTTTGGCCAGCTGAGGGGATCCAGTGGTGTTATAATCTTTGTAAGCTTTGTGTCAGGCATTCGTGAAGAGAGACTGTCGATGATGGCTTGGAGGAATTGCAATCTATTTACATTTTCCTTGCTTGAACGCAAGGGCACTCGTTTGAATTCTCCTACTTTAAGAGCTTCCTCTGCTTTCTCCATTGACTTCCCTGGGGTGATCTTGAAAGCCTTCAACACCTCAATTGTCATCTTTATTTCTCGTGTGGCGTCCATAAGAGAAGTGCTTCTGttctgaaaaattaaaaaagacaacTCTAAACAAGATAAACTttgaagttggcttgaaaaagttTGAAGTatttagacagacagatagatagatagacagacagacagacagatagacagatagatagacagacagacagacagacatagatagatagacagatagatagacagacagatagacagatagatagacagacagacagacagacagacagacagacatagatagatagatagatagagatagagatagagatagagatagatagatagacagacagacagacagacagacagacatagatagatagacagacagacagacagacagacagacagacatagatagatagatagatagatttttgacATATTCCTCAGTGTAATTGTCTTGTTCACACTAAATTTGAAGAAAAACACTGTGCCTACCTGAAGTTTTAGGGATAGACTCTGAAGTTCACGTAGCACATCTTTAATGGTTGCCAGGTCATTAACAAAGCCAGTGCATGTGAGGCGATTCAGAAGGCCactgaatttttttctttctacatcagAGCGAGATCCATCTTCAGCTCCTTTTTTCATTTGTGCAACCAGAGCAGGGAAGTCTCTCCAAACAGCTTGTAAAGTCACAAAACTACTTGCTACCCAGCGGATGGTAAAAATTTGACCAATCTTAAGTAGGCAGATGTTAACTTGAGAAGCTGCCTCTGAAAGTTGTCTGGCATTCTTTGGGGATTGATGGTACAGTGTATACAGCTTTGAAATAAATATCTCAAAGTGATTGCAACCTGTGACTGACTTTAGTGCATCACTTACTGATAACTCAAGCCTGTGAGCAAGACAGTGGATACTCTCCAGCAAAGGGTAGTCTTTTTTCAGCCTTGTGATAAGACCACTCTGTCTTCCAGTCATCACAGATGCCCCATCTGTTGTTATGCAAATCAGATGAGACTTGAGGTATGCATCATCCAGGTCAGCTTCCAGGAGACTCTTTTTGAGAGCTTTGTAAATGGCATCAGCAGTTGTTCCTTCCTCCAGCTCAATCAAatccaaaaaaatgttttctgtctcACCTTCCCCTGTCACATCTCCTCTGAGGTATAGGATGAGGTAGCTTCTCCCAAATGCAGTGCTTTCATCTACTGTAAGACAGATCCAAGAACCAGCACTTTTAATTgagacaattttttttctcattttattggCAATGTGTGTTATTATATTAATGCAAGAGTGATCAGATTTGTGACAAGAGCCGGTTTTTACTCCATTCATTTCTTGTAACTCAACCAATCCGTTCATTTTTGAGAAGGCTAACTTCTCCTTTGCAACAAAATATGCTGTTCtaaatagagctgaaacaacgaatcgatctaatcgattaaaatcgattattaaaatagttgtcaactaatttagttatcgattcgttgctaaataacttatttgccgtaagcggctcatttcgtgcatatttcaaatctgcggtgaccaaagtgtggcagtaatgagccaccggaggttttactcagccagtacaacaggagaagtagcgaatagccaatagctggccttgttttatgtcacgtgcttcccgaacagcgtctctgcagccatagacatcatatgatgtctatgtctgcagcattcagcgtgatgtgggagtactttacattgagcctttaaaaaaagaagagtaacctgtaaactctgcactactgcactgtttaaggggacgttcacatatcgcgtcttttgcgcgctcaagttcgttatttccaacaccgcaccgcatcgagttaaaaacatctcaacttttcagaatgcagcaaccgcaccgcgggtcatgtgacaagaactaaccaatcagcttcatcctttcccgtaacaacgttaaaagctcagtcaagatgaaaggaacagctgatcatagttgtatatggatttccattttgaaataaatttagtagcagagctactgcaagcgattttttgagctgcaaatccatttatcctttgctgaaatttccgcgtcttcaaggagagagcacgtcatggttgcttagcaaaggcagacgcctcaggggcgcttctgcgcgagcgctttggaaagaaggagaaagcggtgcgcctagcgttttccacgcgtttttaggcgcgatttgtgaacggcccctaagactttcatttgtgcagattctccagtacaatgttgtttgcaaatgtttagtcataaaagctgataacattgctttttaacagttaacatttaaagctttacaaacatgttctgtgatcagtttgtcgtttaacagttcaaaattcagtcgtgcagcctaattatgactgaatgagagaggtaaatgtagatatttgaaatgcactttttttctaagtattattcactgctctttttcacacagcaggttttttgtgtgtgtcctatttttttttctggacaaccttctgatggattttactttaaattgtgagttccattcaggtttcatgccattggcactttttttgaaggattgtttacaatttcacagcaaaagctataaagctttttcccagtaaataataaaatacaatgtactgcaattttattctgttttatccttattcttcgtgaaaatatgttctgaaagattccttaataagctttgttcgggatgttaaactactttaggagctctaaggactggcATGGTGAAAACgttatttgaaatcttgtgaaatttgctagagtatgggtcagtgttctgattgcagaagagttcgacaaaggattactaacacaataaaacaactccaggtatatttttgatgaggatatgacagtgcaaaatggttaaaatctcttaaatctatgctgaatgataaaggccatttattaataatttacttggggggaaaaatggaaaaaactaaaatataagtacataaaccgattaatcgattaatcgtaaaaataatcgacagattaatcgattatcaaaataattgttagttgcagccctagttctAAATGAGTGCACTGTCTCCAACAGAACTTTAGCATTCAAAGTTTCTGTCAAGGTGGGCAacacctctttctctttctgctgTTGAATATCTGTTGATGCCTTATGAGTTAAGCTGTCTCTGTGTTTGTAGATTTTCTTTCTCATGGCCCTGACATCTTTTGCTGTGACCTCTCCAGAAGCCCACTCCTCTGCCACCTGTACTCCCTTTTGGACTCCAAAAAGGCGCTTGGCATATTTGCAGAATGTGCATCCTAAGATATTTCCATTTATGTATAGCCAAGGGGAGTACTGCTGTGTCCATGCCTCAAGCTGTTGCTTGCTGAAGTGTATAACCCTGTCTGTACTAGTAAGCAGGGACAAAGCTGTGCTCATGGACTGGGCTGGATGTGCACAGTTTGTTGTGGATGTGCTGCTGACTAATGTTGTCCTGGATTGGAGCTGGTCTGTCTGGTCTGCTCTGATTGGGGCTGGTCTGTCTGTATTGGGGTTTGTCCTGGATTGGGggtctgtttgtttttcttgtagCCTGGGCGATACATGTAAGTGCTGTGCTGTTTGAGTGTCCTGGTTATGCGTTTTACTGATGAGGCTCCTCTTAGGCTGTATGCTAcaagaaataaatattacatacctATTAAATCTGATGTTTCAAAGTGTTTTCcttacatatttttttctgattatttaTCTTAAGCCTGGGACACACCAAGTCAATTTTAAAGagcataaattaaaattaaaatccagaagaatcttgaaattaaaataataataataataataaacgggcTTACCCTTCAAAAAAGTCAGTgatggctcttctcttctttcccttgtccatatctgagaaaataatgtaagatgtaagttgtaatattatatttgttgtcgttactgtgaatatatttaagaaagcactccatgttattcatgctacttattaaggttattaatggtgatatactttgaacagtgcacatgtaggcattttatttcattaaaaaaactaatttatcttgaatgtagttacataaccctttcatattttcaagcagaagttgtcatagttgggtaaacttctatactggtgaatgagagtatatgtttaaatatatgttttgtcacaatagtgtttctacaagagggaaaaaatagaaataatttgatacgattacgatgctgatgaccattaatcaattttgatctcttgattcactatcaattcacatgaataggcctactgtacttacttttcttgggttaaactcagtattttcttgcattaattaatatgcacttgtgtgtgcttatacgagtattttttttaaaatgtataatctagtatttgatcatgtctaaatatttatttaaatgcaaaacctaaaaataagtaagcagttatgacctgcaatactcttttgagcaactagagtatgtatatttattagagtgggtaaacaatggcattgcaaatggaaattattatttttctggccacaaaatgactttaatttgcctctttgcattgaatttaaaacccttttctccacttaaccttaaatactacactaattgtattaggctatacataataatggaaaataggatacaattcataacaaaaacggttgatctgcatgtttgtcttcggcgtaataatcaatgcatgtgtgtctcacgcacaattcgtgagagttagcaaccctgctttatcatcgttgacacaaaaaaagccttcacctgatgaacattttcatcagtaataatgtccttaattaaattaacactgtttttgagcagttaaggttactagatttaaaatgatttgtttaattcagaatgggtgcaatgctagctccaaacaagattctatttttctcagaattacgttagatggctaattacaactaacaagccgatagtgagctagcatcataagataaaaaaaaacaactattgacagaccaagattataagtgactctctgattctaagataaacacttattcagtagcaataaattaggtgtaccaaacaatcataaaacaaagaaatattatcttaccgttatcgtgaggtaaaataatgacgaaggatcactctgtcagccaatcacacagcgacgtcgcgccctcagtctgtaaattccttcagaaaacagcgtgtggcgcacttgagcgtattttcagatgcacatctaatttgaagtagctttttatgggagcggcactttttacagtctatggagcggcagcgcaatactttggtaaaaaatagatagatagggctatgtcaaatattgtttctattttagttttaatgaaaaaccaggggaccccccaaggtcatttttttgggccttatggggggtcccttgatgcttatggggggtcccggacccccccagccccccctcaattcgaacactgatcACAGCCCCACGTGCCATAGTTACATTTTggatcatttatattttaaatggtgaTAAAGACAATTACAAACattgcaatgttttaaaatacatCAGTGAGCACCATGAAACAATGAAAACCATTTAAAAAGGCGTATGTTCAGCAGTCTCCATGACAGGATATGAAACagccaacaaagtaaaatgatctcaaacgtaACTACAGCACTCTCTCTTCATTCTATTAAATGATTGTAAACATCTATTAATTTTACAATCCTACTACCAGCCTTTCATTGAGAACAAAAAACCCTTTCATTCGGCTGAGGAAGCTGCGTTTTGAGTAGCATTTGAACATCCTGTCATGCCGGTGACTATGTCACTTCAGTAGACTCcgtttgcagcattaaggttaaagATTAATTGGTAaatttattgttaatttaaacgacgatcaaTCA comes from the Carassius carassius chromosome 39, fCarCar2.1, whole genome shotgun sequence genome and includes:
- the LOC132121100 gene encoding E3 SUMO-protein ligase KIAA1586-like isoform X2, whose translation is MRKKIVSIKSAGSWICLTVDESTAFGRSYLILYLRGDVTGEGETENIFLDLIELEEGTTADAIYKALKKSLLEADLDDAYLKSHLICITTDGASVMTGRQSGLITRLKKDYPLLESIHCLAHRLELSVSDALKSVTGCNHFEIFISKLYTLYHQSPKNARQLSEAASQVNICLLKIGQIFTIRWVASSFVTLQAVWRDFPALVAQMKKGAEDGSRSDVERKKFSGLLNRLTCTGFVNDLATIKDVLRELQSLSLKLQNRSTSLMDATREIKMTIEVLKAFKITPGKSMEKAEEALKVLKKLLTASKTYLASSSECERGFSVLNATATDARNRLRVRSLSAVLFIDINGPPLKMFDAYPYIQSWLREKHCLSTASKTGRRDKSAEKIRPLWVVLNNSE
- the LOC132121100 gene encoding E3 SUMO-protein ligase KIAA1586-like isoform X1; this translates as MTGRQSGLITRLKKDYPLLESIHCLAHRLELSVSDALKSVTGCNHFEIFISKLYTLYHQSPKNARQLSEAASQVNICLLKIGQIFTIRWVASSFVTLQAVWRDFPALVAQMKKGAEDGSRSDVERKKFSGLLNRLTCTGFVNDLATIKDVLRELQSLSLKLQNRSTSLMDATREIKMTIEVLKAFKITPGKSMEKAEEALKVGEFKRVPLRSSKENVNRLQFLQAIIDSLSSRMPDTKLTKIITPLDPLSWPKSRESLILFGEKEIHDLAKMLEVPSREAVEDFRNWKLNNDQNGKVLKKLLTASKTYLASSSECERGFSVLNATATDARNRLRVRSLSAVLFIDINGPPLKMFDAYPYIQSWLREKHCLSTASKTGRRDKSAEKIRPLWVVLNNSE
- the LOC132121100 gene encoding uncharacterized protein LOC132121100 isoform X3 translates to MTGRQSGLITRLKKDYPLLESIHCLAHRLELSNRSTSLMDATREIKMTIEVLKAFKITPGKSMEKAEEALKVGEFKRVPLRSSKENVNRLQFLQAIIDSLSSRMPDTKLTKIITPLDPLSWPKSRESLILFGEKEIHDLAKMLEVPSREAVEDFRNWKLNNDQNGKVLKKLLTASKTYLASSSECERGFSVLNATATDARNRLRVRSLSAVLFIDINGPPLKMFDAYPYIQSWLREKHCLSTASKTGRRDKSAEKIRPLWVVLNNSE